From a region of the Synechococcus sp. UW69 genome:
- a CDS encoding metal ABC transporter substrate-binding protein: MVSVLLVSCRNRDQERATDSRPQVLTTFTVLADLARNVSGDRLQVASIVKPGAEIHGYQPTPSDIERASKADLIVENGLGLELWARRFTAAAGDVPTITLSDGMDPLLIAEDAYAGKPNPHAWMSPQRAMLYVDHLQRAFTQLDPAGAEVYAANAAAYKAKLQALDDELRKAIAALPSQQRLLVSCEGAFTYLAADYGLEEAYLWPVNAESQITPKRMARLIDTVRERQVPTIFCESTVSDKAQREVAAAAGARFGGTFYVDSLSSPEGPAPTLLDLQRHNVGLIRKGLDLSESNR; the protein is encoded by the coding sequence ATGGTGAGCGTTCTGCTTGTGTCCTGCCGCAACCGAGACCAGGAGCGCGCAACCGATTCGCGGCCGCAGGTGCTCACCACCTTCACGGTGCTGGCCGATCTCGCCCGGAATGTGTCTGGTGATCGGTTGCAGGTGGCCTCAATCGTCAAGCCTGGCGCTGAAATTCACGGCTACCAACCCACCCCCAGTGATATCGAGCGAGCCAGCAAGGCAGATCTGATTGTGGAGAACGGACTGGGTCTGGAGTTGTGGGCCCGGCGCTTCACCGCCGCAGCTGGGGATGTGCCCACGATCACACTCTCGGACGGCATGGATCCTCTGCTCATTGCAGAAGATGCCTATGCGGGGAAACCCAATCCCCATGCCTGGATGTCACCCCAGCGCGCCATGCTTTATGTGGATCATCTGCAGCGGGCTTTTACACAACTCGATCCAGCGGGTGCAGAGGTCTACGCCGCCAATGCGGCGGCCTACAAGGCCAAGCTTCAGGCTCTTGATGATGAATTGCGGAAGGCGATTGCTGCGCTTCCTTCACAGCAACGTTTGCTGGTGAGTTGCGAAGGTGCCTTCACGTATCTGGCCGCTGACTATGGGCTTGAGGAGGCGTATCTCTGGCCGGTGAATGCTGAAAGCCAGATCACCCCAAAACGCATGGCACGGTTGATCGACACCGTGCGAGAGCGACAGGTTCCGACCATCTTTTGTGAAAGCACCGTGAGTGATAAAGCCCAACGGGAAGTGGCGGCTGCTGCAGGTGCCAGATTCGGCGGCACTTTTTATGTGGATTCACTCTCATCCCCGGAAGGGCCAGCGCCCACCCTGTTGGACCTGCAACGGCACAATGTGGGTCTAATTCGCAAGGGCCTGGACCTGTCCGAGAGCAACCGCTGA
- a CDS encoding metal ABC transporter ATP-binding protein encodes MRIEADQLCVDYNGTVALYDASLHLPAGCICGLVGMNGAGKSTFFKALTGFVRPSRGRIRINGSSVADAQRHQSVAYVPQSEGVDAQFPVSVWDVVMMGRYGSMNLLRIPRSSDRVAVRDALTRVDLLDLAERPLGTLSGGQRKRTFLARAIAQRADVLLLDEPFNGVDVRTEQLMAQLFLQFRDEGRTILISTHDLGHVRDFCDLVVLINKTVLAYGETSEVFTPENLALTFGGVPPDLLTGNSSPEEAF; translated from the coding sequence ATGCGTATCGAGGCCGACCAGCTCTGTGTTGACTACAACGGCACTGTTGCCCTGTACGACGCCAGCCTGCATCTCCCCGCGGGTTGCATCTGTGGTCTGGTGGGGATGAATGGTGCGGGGAAGTCGACGTTCTTCAAAGCCCTGACTGGGTTTGTTCGCCCCTCGCGTGGCCGGATTCGGATCAACGGCAGCAGTGTCGCTGATGCTCAGCGCCATCAATCGGTGGCTTACGTCCCCCAGAGTGAGGGTGTGGATGCCCAGTTCCCAGTGTCGGTTTGGGACGTGGTGATGATGGGCCGTTACGGCTCGATGAATCTGCTGCGGATTCCCCGCAGCTCGGATCGCGTGGCCGTACGGGATGCCCTGACTCGGGTCGATCTGCTCGATCTGGCGGAGCGTCCTCTCGGCACCCTTTCGGGTGGACAGCGCAAGCGCACGTTTCTGGCGCGTGCGATCGCCCAGCGCGCTGATGTGCTGCTGCTGGACGAGCCGTTCAATGGGGTTGATGTTCGAACTGAGCAGCTGATGGCTCAGCTGTTTCTTCAGTTCCGGGATGAAGGCCGCACGATTTTGATCTCCACCCATGACCTGGGCCACGTCCGTGATTTTTGCGACCTGGTCGTTTTGATCAATAAGACCGTCCTCGCCTATGGGGAAACCTCGGAGGTGTTCACTCCTGAGAACCTCGCCTTGACCTTCGGGGGAGTGCCGCCGGATCTGCTCACCGGAAACAGCTCCCCCGAAGAGGCGTTCTGA
- a CDS encoding 1-acyl-sn-glycerol-3-phosphate acyltransferase: MPRASTQNARPALRRLPTRASRIVQDVVSWVLPLLFRSQGLEISSSDASEGLARAFAAQQSGACNLLIAFRHPSTRDPLVLADLFWNRAPRAARQHHLQLARPIQLRFLYDRGIPIWAGPVIGWLLQRSGGIAIHRGRLDRPALAQARAALVQGRYPLVVAPEGATNNLSGEMAPLEPGVAQLAFWAAEDLEKAGDSRQLEVLPVGIQYSWRKHNWGALDARLNALERHLGIPNAAAYQGNPETTRRERLIQIGMNLLKALEQLERLKPDPEKSFSERIGAYRLHGLAKAEAHFALRAVGNLQERCRRIEQAAWDRIYRDGVDQLPPLERSLADWEAREADLQLTRMRLVEHFTSVSGHYISDRSDFDRFAEMLLLVEEAIGWIEDKPWKGQPSLGPQRVELRLGRALPVRPRLNGYLRNRRESMQLFMQDLEQALIEVMPDAA, from the coding sequence ATGCCCCGCGCCTCCACCCAGAACGCTCGTCCTGCTTTGCGCCGGCTGCCCACCCGCGCCAGCCGGATCGTTCAGGACGTGGTCAGCTGGGTGCTGCCCTTGCTCTTCCGCAGTCAAGGGCTGGAAATCAGCAGTAGCGATGCGTCAGAGGGTCTGGCAAGAGCCTTTGCAGCACAGCAGTCGGGAGCCTGCAATCTGCTGATTGCGTTCCGCCACCCCAGTACACGCGATCCGCTGGTGCTGGCGGATCTGTTCTGGAACCGTGCACCCAGAGCGGCACGGCAACACCATCTGCAACTGGCACGCCCCATCCAGCTGCGGTTTCTCTACGACCGCGGCATTCCGATCTGGGCTGGCCCGGTGATCGGTTGGCTGCTGCAACGCAGTGGCGGCATCGCGATCCATCGCGGCCGGTTGGACCGCCCGGCCCTCGCCCAGGCGCGTGCGGCTCTCGTTCAGGGGCGCTACCCCCTGGTGGTGGCACCGGAAGGAGCGACGAACAATCTCTCCGGTGAGATGGCTCCCTTGGAACCGGGGGTCGCCCAACTGGCCTTCTGGGCTGCTGAGGATCTGGAGAAAGCAGGCGACTCAAGGCAACTGGAGGTGTTGCCTGTGGGGATTCAGTACAGCTGGAGGAAGCACAACTGGGGGGCCCTCGATGCTCGGTTGAATGCCCTGGAACGCCACCTGGGCATTCCCAACGCCGCCGCCTACCAAGGGAATCCCGAGACAACCCGACGAGAACGGCTGATTCAGATCGGTATGAATCTGCTCAAAGCCCTTGAGCAACTTGAGCGGCTGAAGCCAGATCCAGAAAAGTCTTTCAGCGAACGGATTGGGGCCTATCGCCTGCATGGCCTGGCCAAAGCCGAAGCCCATTTCGCCTTGCGTGCCGTTGGCAATCTGCAGGAGCGTTGCCGACGGATCGAACAAGCCGCATGGGATCGGATCTACAGGGACGGTGTTGATCAGCTCCCTCCCCTGGAGCGAAGTCTGGCGGACTGGGAGGCTCGGGAAGCCGATCTCCAACTCACACGCATGCGACTGGTGGAGCATTTCACCAGCGTGAGTGGTCACTACATCAGCGATCGCTCTGACTTTGACCGCTTTGCTGAAATGTTGCTTCTGGTGGAAGAGGCGATTGGCTGGATCGAAGACAAGCCTTGGAAAGGGCAGCCGAGCCTCGGACCACAGCGCGTGGAACTGCGTCTTGGGCGAGCTTTACCGGTCAGACCAAGACTGAACGGTTACCTCAGGAACCGACGCGAGTCCATGCAGCTGTTCATGCAAGACCTGGAGCAGGCTCTCATCGAGGTCATGCCCGACGCTGCTTAA
- a CDS encoding metal ABC transporter permease, with amino-acid sequence MELLLEPLSHAFMVKALMISALVGGVCGLLSCFMTLKGWALMGDAVSHAVLPGVVVAYALGLPFSLGAFVFGVGSVAAIGFVKQKSRVKEDTVIGLVFTGFFALGLVLISKTRSNIDLTHILFGNVLGISAGDVRQTLVISALVLGLLLLFRRDLMLFCFDPTHARSIGINTGLLHYMLLGLLSLAAVAGLQTVGIILVVAMLVTPGATAYLLTDRFDRMTLLAVSSSILSSVLGVFISYWTDSSTAGCIVLVQTAQFILAFLLAPGQGVLRRL; translated from the coding sequence ATGGAGCTCTTGCTGGAACCCCTCAGTCACGCCTTCATGGTCAAGGCGCTAATGATCAGTGCCCTGGTTGGGGGCGTTTGTGGGCTGTTGTCCTGCTTCATGACTCTGAAGGGATGGGCGCTGATGGGCGATGCCGTCTCCCATGCCGTCCTTCCCGGCGTTGTGGTTGCCTACGCCCTTGGCCTGCCCTTTTCACTGGGGGCGTTCGTCTTCGGTGTCGGTTCTGTTGCTGCCATCGGCTTTGTTAAGCAAAAGTCGCGGGTGAAGGAAGACACCGTCATCGGCCTTGTCTTCACCGGTTTCTTCGCCCTGGGTCTGGTGCTCATTTCGAAGACCCGCAGCAACATCGATCTAACCCACATCCTGTTCGGCAATGTCTTGGGCATCTCGGCCGGGGATGTGCGCCAGACCCTTGTGATTTCCGCTCTAGTTCTGGGGTTATTGCTGCTGTTCCGCCGGGATCTCATGCTCTTCTGCTTTGACCCCACCCATGCCCGATCCATTGGGATCAACACCGGACTCCTGCACTACATGCTGCTGGGGCTTCTTTCCCTGGCCGCTGTCGCCGGCTTACAAACCGTAGGCATCATCTTGGTGGTGGCCATGCTGGTGACCCCCGGTGCCACGGCTTACCTGCTCACCGATCGCTTTGACCGGATGACGCTTCTGGCGGTGAGCAGCAGCATTCTCTCCAGCGTTCTGGGGGTGTTCATCAGCTACTGGACCGACAGTTCCACCGCCGGTTGCATCGTGTTGGTGCAGACCGCACAGTTCATTCTTGCCTTCCTCCTGGCCCCTGGGCAGGGGGTGCTCCGGCGTCTCTGA
- a CDS encoding DUF3136 domain-containing protein — METITFTHDSSIAELQDTGEVYARAMEYLVADDVKEAAARESVCWRRLDRLHQALPERYSDPRALFLTLREHRRSQKAA; from the coding sequence ATGGAAACAATCACCTTCACCCATGACTCCTCCATCGCTGAACTGCAGGACACAGGAGAGGTTTACGCGCGTGCCATGGAATATCTGGTGGCTGATGATGTGAAGGAGGCAGCGGCCCGCGAAAGCGTTTGCTGGCGACGACTTGACCGGCTTCACCAGGCCCTGCCGGAGCGTTACAGCGATCCGCGTGCGCTGTTTCTCACGCTGAGGGAACATCGGCGGAGCCAAAAAGCGGCGTAG
- a CDS encoding response regulator transcription factor produces the protein MDLTPYLQNQPKSDDEEHLLSVAINGRIALAMKGRFFLRCFCESFSERARIGCAVTDEESCLKYLKQESFELLLCTDLLEKGNGFELVRKAREMRHDLKVVMLALSDAIPVEYDNASWLEAVVAEADIIEDRKPLEAAVLAVMGHHSYRSPSLRSDELPYLSCPRLTPREYEVLDRLARGMSDREIAEDLIVTEETARTYTKRLLRTLEVNNRVQAVLKGMRCGMVQI, from the coding sequence ATGGACTTGACCCCATACTTGCAAAATCAACCCAAGTCAGACGACGAGGAGCACCTACTTTCCGTTGCCATCAACGGACGCATTGCACTGGCCATGAAGGGGCGGTTCTTTCTGCGTTGTTTCTGCGAAAGTTTTAGTGAAAGAGCCCGCATCGGATGTGCTGTCACAGATGAAGAGTCGTGCTTAAAGTATCTTAAACAAGAATCATTTGAGCTTCTTCTCTGCACGGATCTACTTGAAAAAGGGAACGGTTTTGAATTAGTACGCAAAGCCAGAGAAATGCGACACGACCTAAAAGTTGTGATGCTGGCCTTAAGCGATGCCATTCCGGTGGAGTACGACAACGCATCATGGCTGGAAGCCGTGGTCGCCGAAGCCGACATCATTGAAGACCGCAAACCCCTCGAAGCAGCAGTGTTGGCGGTGATGGGACATCACTCCTACCGCAGTCCATCGCTTCGTTCGGATGAACTTCCTTATCTCAGCTGTCCGCGGCTCACACCTCGGGAGTACGAGGTTTTGGACCGACTCGCCCGCGGAATGTCTGACCGAGAAATCGCTGAGGATCTGATCGTCACCGAAGAGACGGCTCGCACCTACACCAAACGATTGCTACGTACCCTCGAAGTGAACAATCGGGTTCAAGCCGTATTGAAAGGCATGCGCTGCGGCATGGTTCAGATCTGA